Genomic DNA from Limanda limanda chromosome 8, fLimLim1.1, whole genome shotgun sequence:
gataaaagtgTTTTCCCGAGGATGCTCAGTGCGAACATACTGCAGCAAAAACTCACATGTTTGACGTCTTGGACTTGGATAGTGGGTAAATCTCCGAGTTGCAGGCGATACTTCTTGAAGCTGGCAGACTCCTTCATCCGAACGGCTCTCTGATGCAGGGAGAGTTTATGTCCCGTTCGTACCAGAGTGTCTGTCAGCCCTTCTCTAATAACACCAATTGCCTGAATGCAACAAGGAAAAGAACAGCAGCgatgcaaatgaaaacacgagtcaTCTATTACTGAGCACATGAGTGAATGAGATGATGAGGATGTCTCTGAGGAGGTGAGCGGACACTGCAGCTCACCTGCTCAGTTTTCTTAAGGTGTTGCTGAAGGTTTAACGCCAGTCGGTCCCACCATCGCCCTCGGCTGTCAGGACAGTAAACCGACTGGGACAGTAAGGACTGCAGCTCCTCTACTGCTTCCTGTAACACAAAACTCTCCGTTTTAATTATGACATACTTCAAACATGGTTACGTATGTGTGAGTTTGAGTGGATGAGGTCAACAAACCTCATATTGGCGTAGCCGCTGCAAGATCTCCACCCCTCTGGATAAGATCCGAGTGTAAGACCATCCTGTGGTGAAGCTGCGCAGGAACACAGGCAACTCTTCCTGATGACTATCCAACACAAGGATAATGGTAATGTTAAACAATCACAAAGGACTCTGTATCTGTTtttcagacagaaacaaaggGATTGATAAATAAATTCATCGCTCATCACCTGAAGTCATGGTTTTTCTTCAGCTCCTGCCAGGCACTTTTGGCAACAGTGTAAAGCTCTAGGGCCTCTTCCCACTGACCTGCCTGCATCGCTGAGTTTACCTCTTGCAGGGATCGCATGGATACTTCATATCTGGTGGGATTTATGGGGTAAGATGTATATATTCCTGTTTGTACttcttcaacaacaacaaatctttATTAATCTGAACTCTGTTGGCAGGCCCTCACCTAATCAGGTCTTCTCTGTCCAGGAAAATCTTGGTGGTACGTTGCAATGTGTAGTCTGGGAAGGCCAGTCGTCCTGAGTTGACGAGCAGGATGGTAAAAAGCTGGCTCTGCCCGCCAGCtgccgtctcctcctcatccatgGAGTCCGTcagagagaagagcagaagGATGCGGGAGAACACAGCGCGAGGATCacgacacagacgcacacaggaACCTGCGAGCTGTTTCGCCCTTTAACGTTGGAGAGGAAAGCACAGGCGTGAAATCATAACATTACTAGTACAGTAAATGAACACAAAGTCACTGCTCATCTCACCTTTTGAGGATGACAGCCCTGATGTTTTGAGCAGGGCTCATAGAAAAGATTGACTTTTGTTTGCTCCGATTAAGCAGCCCGTCCacaagctgctgtttctgcGTGCCAGAACTGCCCAGATGGAAGCTCTTAGCCAGAACTTTGAGTTCAGGAGCGGGCAGCAGATCCAGAGCCTCTCCGAGGTCCTCAAGATCATTctctttaaaatacaaaaataaaggttaaaaataaaaaatctacaCAATTTGGTTGGGTTGGATTTTCACACCAACCCACAGATGGTATTTACTCCCAGTTACTACACAACAATCGATAATTCATTCTCTCAGCAgtcaaacaaaataaagaaatatgaacacAGCTTGCAACAgtatacaaatatatttcagTAATTTGAAGGTTCAGCCAACTCAGACAGAGATGTGAGATATTAGAAAGATTTGGGCTTCATCTACCTGACTGCAGAAAACCACTTTGAACCAGCTCCTCAGCAACAGGTCCCAGATCACTGCATATCTGCTCATAATCCAGTTTATTAACTTGAAGCCACTTCAGCTTCCTCTGAAAGAGCCTCACATACAGCTTCTGCCCCATGACTTTTGATAGAGACGACACATGAGAACAATaagatattttcattattgtaaaataataaCTGTGTGACATTCTAGCGTACCTGATAGCTTCTCAAATGCATGTATGAGTGACATGTCATCCGGGTTGAACAACGCTCTATCGTCTTCATTCTCCAGCACCGCCTCTAGTACAGTTCTGAAGTTACGGAGGTAATATGGAAGATCTGGTGGATGAAGGCTCTCGACAGCTTGGTCGCTGGTGGTCTGCTCAGCAAACTCTGGCAGGGAATCACTATTAATGACTGCAGCAGTTAATTCACAAATCTCCTCTGAACTCAGAGGGGGGTCAGACGTTGTGGAAGGCACGACAGTTTTATCTTGGTCTGTATCAATTTTCTCAGCTTTTATTTCACTAGACAAGACCTCATCCCACTGCCTGCTCTTGTCAATTTTTGCTTTCTTAGTGAAAGCGGACACCTTGCCAgtggaagttgtttttttcctctttgcgAGTTTGGAGGAAGAAACATGCAACTTTGGAGTGACTAGTTTTGGGGAAGTTTCTGGTTTGGACAGTTTCATAGTTTCTTTCTGTTTAAGATTATGTCCTTTTTCTGAACAGGATAGATATGCCACTGCTGCTGGAGACTCATCGCAGGTCTCTGTCAGGTCAATGACTTTCACACAATCTTTGTTGTCCTCTAAACTCGGACTCAGGAAATTCTCTTTCTGCGAGCTGCCCAGAGTCTCAGGAGGGTCTCTCTCCTTTTCCAGTTGTTCACCATCCTTCCGTGTCCTCTCAGGTAGGTCCAGGCACTTTTTAGATATCTTGGCGGAGAGACTTCCAAGGTCAATCGTCCTGACCACGGTTTTACTGTTTATCTCACGTGGAGCCTGCTGAAAGTCATCCTTTTTGAAGTAAGGGCTGGTGTTGGTCTctttgacctcctcctccttgtttcGATCCAGCTCTGGGGACTTTGCAGGATTCCGTCTGGGTGACAGCTGGGTGCTTGGCACAACATTATTACTTGCTGAGGTGGCACTGCTGTCTCCTCTGTCAAAGTTCTGACATTGCAAATCGATGTGCTCATTGATCCTGAATCTTGGTACCAGCTGGCCACACAGGGGACAGGCCAGCTTGGAGGGAGGCTGGCTGTTGAAGAACGAGGTGATAGGAGTCATGGAGGAGGCAGCACTGGCAGGACTCCCGGCTGAGACATTACCTTTCTTCTTGCTCTTGGACAATGACAGACTTCTCCTGGGCTTGTCCTTGTTGGCTCTGTCGgtcattgtgttgtttctcaGTGAAAACGTCTTTCAGAAGCTTCTCTTCGCTGCAAACTCTGCAGTGAACTCCCAGTGTGGACAGGGCTAACACTGCTGCTAAGTTAAAAGCTAACTTTGCTCAGAAACTATCACATTAAACACAGCACATTTAACACGTCGCAAATTTGCAGCTCTAGTAGTCTCATGCGTGtgtcacaaaaaacacagaaacacgcaCAGGAGCCCTGTCAGTGGCTCATGATGTTAGCTAACATGCCGGTAGCATCTAGCCGAGGAGGCGCTGCAGGGTAACAACAATCCCGTTTCTCAGGCGTGACCAGCAGAGCACAGAATGACTGTCAGGGGGAAGTAATAGATCCAAAGTGCATCGATGGTTTTGAATtaactaaacaaaaaaagacggaaaaggggaaataaacacaatttgattataaatatgtatgtgtatatattttttaactatACTTATATTGTTTGAATTGAAATCCAAAAAATGCACATAACTCCGTTTTTTTCCCAACATCCTAAATAACACATTGAATCACATATGGAATAAATgcttcaaaatgaaataaatgctTATTTAGCCTCATGTTTGGCTGTGCAGACCTCACAcggtgcatgtgtgcgtgtgtgttttagtgtgtgtgtgtgtgtgtgtgtgtgtgtgatgttgggGGGCAGTGAGCACATAATGGAGGGTGGAGTGGGGGGTGTATTTTCTTACACACGTTCCTGGGCTGCTGTGCGGCTTTTATTCAAAACTCACCATTCCGGGGAGCGACCAGATGTGATCGGCACTCGGGCGTGTTTCACCTGGAGGGACAGCACCGGGACTGATGCTGGTGAGTGGGGACACGCTGGACTAGGGTGTATGCGCGGACGGATggaaatgtcacagtgatgCATTTTCCACAAATAGGCCCCGATAAGAGCAGGTCTGAGGAGGACAATGCTGTGAtgggctccagcagcagcagcctccgaGCGGCAGGTCTGCTCGCTGCAGTCTCCACATCAAGGTCGATGGGAATTACAGCAGCAGCGCGATGATggggatgaggatgatgatgatatgatgcttacagatgtgtgtgtgtgtgtgtgtgttgtgtgcgtgcgtgcgtgtggagGGAGTGGGCTCCATTAATGCACGCTACAGTGTTCGCGCAGGGAAAACCATATGTGCGATTATGCTATCGATATGTGGCCAGATGTGAGTGCggcgtccacacacacacacacgcacatgctgCGGCAAAAGTTTGGCGTAATGGCTTTATTAAAAACCACCGCAGATCCGCAAAGGGCAGGGCAACATGCGTGAgaagagggggggcgggggtcgTAATGGTCCCTATTGTTTTCAATTAGCAGAGAGGTCAGGATGAGGTCTGCGTGGTTTATTATAGGGTTAAGACCACCACCATTGCAGCTTCATCTGATCTGATCGACACTGCTGTGACGACAGCGTTGAATCATTTCCCCCAAAGCAGTGTTTCCAGTTCAGCCACAAGATGCTTCATGTTGAGGGCTTGGGGATGATGACATGTTTCTACTGGGCGTGTAGTGGCAGCAGatccaggacacacacacacacacacacacacacacacacacacacacacacacacacacacacacacacacacacacacacacacacacacacacacacacacacacaacacacacacacacacatacacacacacacacacacacatacacagtatatataattttaaacCGAGGAcccaaacaagacaaaacacattatatatacatgaacattTATACATACAGTGTAtatttacatgtatatataatgtttatatattggtttacatattcatattatggggacaaaaagcaagtccctATATAACATAAACCATTAATTTGAAGGTGGGGACATGTTTTAAATTTAGGTTAAGAACAGGTTTAGTTTAAGATTAGGGTTTAGGTTAGattaaggttaaggtaaggaTTAGGCAAGAGAACTAAGGTTAGGATAAGTCTCCAAGAAATCTGTTTAAGTCAGTGTAATGTCCTCCAAATtctctctgtgcgtgtgttgttTACCTTGTTGAACTGACGAACTCtataatattaacattttttggtgttatgtatgtgtttgtgtgtttgtagaagtGAAGAACTTAAATTGTTATGCATTATCAATTAACCTGCCAATACACCTGCTTCACGGCAGCCATTTTGACCTGAAATAGCAGATGTTACAACATTATGAATGTTCTGTTATATTTGGTAACAATGTGATAAATAACACCTGTCTTTACCTACTATTTTCCTGCCATGACAAGGGTCTATTATTTTCCTAATTCatatattaatatagatagataatagaCAATGCATTACTTGGGCCATAGAATGTTAGTAAGTAGTGAAAAAGGCCCATCATATTTCCCTACAGTCCAAGGTGATCGACTTTAATTTGCTTTCAAAAAATGAGCATCACTGATGTATATGTTCACATTTCAGGGGCTGGAACCAGTGAATTGAGAGATTTTACATGACGAAATGCAATGAAATGATTGCCAAAATAGTTGCAGATTAAAATTCTGTTAATTGACTAATCAATAGCGCTCAATCAACAAATATATTCAcctcatatatatatagtttgaTTCATGCAACTGAGCCGTGATGGGTATATGGCTTCATTTTTGTTGTGTAGCTcctgaaatatataaaaatccCAAACAAGAGGGGGCGGAGATATTTGTCTTCTACCATTTGTGTTTACAATCTTGTAGAACTATAACATTATCTGTTCATTTGCCAATACACAGGATGTTTTGTTGTGCTTTGGACCAGGTCAAACATTTATTCAGAGATGCTTTTCAGATGTCAAGAGAATGATGTACTGTTCCACACACAGCATCCTCAGAGACTGTAAGTCATGAATCATAAATCTGGCACACACACTATAACCACACTGTATGGATTATTCTGGGATGCATCTTTGTAAGAACTTTAAGTAAACAATgatcaaaaagaaaagatgcaCTGCATGCTGCAGGCTCTGCTAACTGAGAGCGTTTTTTTACAGCAGGTTTCCTGTTCTGCAGGACATCAAGACAGAATTAGAGCATTCACAACAAAGCAAGATGACAGATAACAAACAACATCAGCAGACAAAAGGAGTGACATGACACGTGTGTGGGTGCTGAGGGCGCAGAAATAATGGATGAATGTAGATCAGCATGCATTAATCAGTGGATACTTGTTTGATGTGTGAAACAAAGACATTATTTCGTTTTAATAGGGGATGTCAGATTGTCATTCTGGAGGCTGTGCAAGTGTGGAAAATAATCACTAACCACAAGTTATTTAAGTCTGGTGTTTGAGTGATGCTCTGTGAGTTGTTGGGTTTTATCTCAACAATGTAAAACAGGTGAAATGATGGTTTTGCTCCTGGTATTAATCTTAATGGCTTAATAATTTGTGTATTtacagaagagaaagagatgcCATGCGATAGTTGATTTCTACAGTATTAGCTccaataaagaaaacactttaGTTTATTCGTTTATTTAACAGAGGCcatgcacaacacaacaattCAGCAAGACATATACAACTAATTACTTTCACAAAGGAGGTAaagttttcatctgtgtttgtttgttagcaagattagGCAAAAACTACCCAACGATTTTCATGAAATTTTGTGGAGGCGTGGCCCAAGGAAGATCTCACTAAATCTTAACAGGGATCtaggaatgtttttttcacttAATTTCTGTAGCTGTGCAAGATACGCTGttttttgtgcaatttggtgcaggtcCCAAAATttcagatctagtgaatttaaatgtggtgtcatgaggggactgttgggccttggtggagatttGTACTCTAGTGTTATTCTAGTTTGGCAGGACGATATAAGAGGCAATACATTACAATTCACAGAAAACTCACAGAATGTAAGCGAACCTATGATTGGTTCAGTGACTTTTCTATGAGTATGAGGAAACAGGCAGCATGGCATTGATGATAGTATGAAGTGAACGTTTACTACAAATTTTTTCACTGACCTGAAAAATGAAACAATTTGTTATCTATTGATGTTGACAGGGTTGACAGTCGTGGGCATACAGGGCCAGTGATGGCTCATGGTGAGAAGCCAGGAACCATTTCTAAAATATTGGGTCCCAGCCCTCCACCGTGCCCCAGTCCAGGACTCACCGAACAGATCCACGAGGAGCAGCAGGGCTCGGTGAAGGAGGCGTCTGAGCAACCACCGCACACCTTCGAGGATGAAGACACTGACCAGCTGACGCCTCCTGCCTCTGCAAAACACGTTTACACGAGCTCTGACCCCAGTCCCGAGGACATGGAGGACACCTGCTCTGAGTACGACAACGTTGGCTCTGATGTTGAGCAGGACTACGACGAGGTGCTGCATTTGAGCAGGGAGGGCATGGTGGACATGAGGTATTACAAGCAGTACTGTCCTGAGGATGCCGGCTATATAAAGCATGCAGGAGGTGATAATATTAATGAGAACAGCAGCACTGCTGACCAGTCGGCTCCCAGAGTTCGTCATAGCACAGAAATATGTGAGGGCTCGCAGTCTAGCACTAAGCCTCTCAAGACGGGCCATCGCTTCAGGTCACACTGTGCCCCGGTTCCTGCGGATGAAGCAGAGAAGGGAGCGGAGAGGGGCCACGAGAACCGGTTCCTTTATAGTGACGGAGATGAGATAGAGGAGGTGCTGGATGGGGCCAGGTTTGTAGAGGATTTAGAGGAGACAAAGAACACTGTTCAAAGACCAACCAGCCTTTATCCTGGCAATGATAATGAGAAAATTAGAAAGGGAGTCGATGAAAGGGATAGAGAAGATGTCACTCGAGTTACAAGAAACCCTAATATCCAAGGAGCCAGTAAGAAGTGTGAGTCATCCCACATGGGtacaaaagagagggagaggcagggcAAAGggcgagggaggaggggagcagCGGAGGACACTGAGCATATTGTCTCTGGGATCAAACGATGCTCGACCAACAGCGCTGAACAGCGTCCTAAGGCTTCAGCGAGGGACTGCAAAAAGGCCGCTGTTCGGACCAAGGCTAAGTCTGGTTCCAGTAAGCAACATCCTCCTCCGCCACCTCGTCATTCCCACCCACAGTCACCTGCAGACCCCCAGAAGCCACAGCCTCGTCAGGAGACTCCCACAGCTCCCAGACCCAGTCCCCCTTCTGCCAACGGCCAGGAGAACAGAGCCAGGGTCCCCAAACCCTCGCTGGCTCCTCAGAACACACCAGAACAACAGAGGGAGCCGctggaggagaggcagagacggCCAGAGAAACCCCAGCAGGTAACCACGGCAAACAGGGCAGATCTCTGTCAGATCTCGTCCTCTGTAGCTTGCGTTTGTTAAAGCTTCTGCCACATTTACTCTTTGTCCCCAACTTTCTTCTATGCGGGACTTTTAACatcttttaacatttaaaaaagccgAAGTTAAACAGATGTTTGTGTACAAAAGGTTGAGAAAACAAGCACAGCCGTGATGCCTGAGGATGTGGCGGAGCAGCCGAGGAGGCCTCAGTGTCAGGAGCTCGTTCCTGCAGAGACGACCAACACACCCAAGGTGAACATGTGTTCAACAACAACTGCTTAAAGCTGTTTCATCTAATCTGTCAAAGACATAAATCAACAACTTTGTAAATTCACCCTCATTTCTTAATCTTTCATTATTCACACATATGTAGTTTTGTATCTACTATTaaccaaaatacacacaaatacattagAAGTCAAACTTACTCATGACTAATACCTTAtcttaaagaaaacacaggaggCTACTTCTTTCCCCAGCTTTGAAGATGGTAAATATCTCCGAATattcttcattttcattcagatatatttatttttatatagttTATCAATGCTGCAAGTTACTGTGTTACAAGGTGAGGTGTCTGTTTTGCTGCACAGTCCCAGGTCCCTGTGAGCCAGAGGATCTTATTGACGGGATCATCTTCGCTGCGAACTACCTCGGCTGCACTCAGGTGTTGTCTGATAAAAACCCAACCAAGTCTGTTCGCATGTCCCAGGCCCAAGACGCTGTCAGTCGTATCAAGGTAAATCGTCATTGTTATGGTTTCTGAATATTTAAATCTGCCACATGTAGAAACAGTCTATAAATGATTCGATTCTGGATCTGGGATCctgttaaatcattttaatgccATTGGAGCCTTAGTTGTCAAAGTAACAGAGATTTGAACCTGATTCTAAGTTTTAGTTGCAGGTTTCCAAATTGTTGTGAGACTTGTTCTGTACTGGCTGACGTGTATGTCCCTCAGCACTTTTCAattaatacatgtttttttaagtgtatagATTTAATCCGTATTTGCAGGTGAACTATGAAAGGTCAGCTCTGCAGTAGATTCATTTAGTTACCACACGGTGGAGCTGTTGGTCCTTTTTTGCCGACAGCTATTCCTTGCGTCAGTGTTTTGTCTAGAGactatttacatatatatatattttaatatctttTACGAGGTCAACGTTTGCTGTGTGagatgaaaatacagaaaatgaaGTACCTGATAAAAACACTATGTTATTATTTAAAAGAGCCAAGATGAAGACGCTCACATGATGACAGAGGTCGACCTGTTCATCTCCACTAAAGCTGTCAAAGTGCTGAACGCTGACACACAGGTCAGTAACTCTGTGTAACTCTGAGTGTGTTGAATCTTTTCGAAGATGTAAATGTGCCAGCTCTGTCCTTCTAGAATAATCTGCATCTGCAGTCCCTGGCAGTTAGATgataaaacatacaaacaacatactgtatatgtataaaCAAATACACTTTGCAGGAATTATTATAAAATTATGGAAAACATGGACAAAAGTTAAATAGCACATAGAAAGCACAAAAGTTTAAATGATGAGTAAAACAAGATACAGACACAGACGTAACGAgcaaaagcaaataaatgacGAATcataacacaaatacacacaacaattagtaaaatgagataaaaataatgaatgttGGCTCTCTGATATGCTGGAGGTCCAGATGGTACCCTGCTTCTCACGCAATGTCAGCTAAGATTGGCTCCAGCTCAAAGGATAGATgaaatggatgaatggagggatggatggatggatggatggatggatggaccaaaagaacaaaataaaaccaagatGAAAAGAATATTTAgttaaacaacaacatagcCTAACCACTAGTCCAGAcaatgacatgttttttttctttttgctccaTAGGAGACGATGATGGACAGTGCCTTGCGTACCATCTCCTACATCGCAGACATTGGTAGTATCGTGGTTCTGATGGCTCGGAGGCGCGTGTCTCAGGCTTCACCGGAGGATCTTTCAGAATCTCCCGATTCAAACGGCGAAGGGAAGACTCAGTACAGGATGGTCTGCCACGTCTTTGAGTCCGAGGATGTGAGTGTTGTGTGCGTTACTATGGACACACGTTAAGTTTTaggttttctttatttatcctgtGGTCACTTAAACCACTGTGatctctctcacctcctggCTGATGTCAACTGGGATATCCTTTATTCTGAGTGGTTTTCCCCAAACGCTCCCCTTCCCACAGGCACAGCTGATCGCACAGTCCATTGGTCAGGCCTTCAGTGTGGCCTACAGAGAGTTCCTGCGAGCCAACGGCATCAACCCCACCGACCTGAGCCAGAAACAatacagtgacatcatcaactCCCAGGAAATGTACCACGACGACCTCGTACATTTCTCAAACTCAGACAACTGTAAAGAGGTGCAATGCTTTTTTCCTCAAGCATAATGATTGATGGCTTGGCATCACCACGAATGACTCAAGCAGAATCTCACATTCAAGAATCTTAAATTGatgctttttcttctttgcagcTTCACGTGGAGAAACAGAAGGGGGAGAGCCTCGGTGTGGTGATTGTGGAGTCCGGCTGGGGCTCCATCCTGCCCACCGTCATCCTGGCCAGCATGCTGAACAGCGGCCCCGCAGCTCGCTCGGGAAAACTCAGCGTCGGTGACCAGATCATGTCCATTAATGACACCAGCCTGGTGGGGCTGCCGCTGGCCACATGTCAGGGCATCATCAAGGTACTGAGCTTCTCAGGGAGCTTGAGTTAGTCTTAACAGATACTAAACTAaatggcggctgtggctgaggggtagagtggtcgtcctctaacctgaaggtcggcggttcgatccccagtctgaaccatctgcatgctgaagtgtccttgggcaagatgctgaaccctaaatagccccccatagaataacaaagtgctgcaagtagatgcactgtatgaatgtgtgtgtgaatgggtcaatgtgaaactgtactgtaaagcgctttgagtggtcttcatcagactagaaaagcgctatataaatacaaatccatttaccatttaaactAATCTTGATGATACGTCACTTCACAACAAAAAGGTCTATCTATAGCACAAACTACAACCTCTGATGACACCCTAATGAATTAAAATGGATATAAACACATAATTTAGTCATGAAGCCATACCAGCGTAATGTTAAGTAATTCCATCCACATTATGATGCAAAAACACACCCAACATCCCCAAACAAGACATTAATCCAAGCCCATTGGTACCATTTCATgatgttattatatattttcaaaaatttacattttaatcaaataattgtttttaaaaaaggctAAATagagaaaaattaaataaacataacaaAAAGGTATAAATAGTTAATTTTATATTGTCAGCTGTAGATATGTTGCACTTGTGTTTAGTAGATTCATGTGGgttcaaatcaaaataaatgtctttaaaacagCTTTTACAGCCTGCAGctttaaatggtctgtatttatacagagCTTTTCAAGTCTGACTACTCCAAGGACTTAATACAGTTTTCGCAATTCACCCGTTCACACACAAAGTCATGCTGTGCATTTATGGGCACAGCTGTCAGGTGAAATTTGGGGTTTGGCCTGTTTCTCCAAGGACACTGAAGAAAACTTCCATCATCTCTTCAGCCAGTTCTAGCCTGTGAGCTCCAGGAGGCACTATAGAGTTCCTCTGGCAACTTAAAATGTTTCTTAAAAGGCCTTCCTTCCAATGGTCATAAGCATTCGTCACTCCACAAAGCGACATCCAGTCCACAGAAAGGCGACAACAACtctttgtgtgtgcatattGTATCCTATcctattctattccattctaAAAGTTAATATTATAAACTGACTCCTTTTAAAATGAGGTGGTGTATTTCGTTGCAGGGTCTGAAGAATCAGGTGAAGGTGAAGCTGAGCATCGTGAGCTGTCCTCCTGTCACCACCGTCCTCATCAAGAGACCTGATCTCAAGTTCCAGCTGGGCTTCAGTGTTCAGAACGGCATTGTGAGTAAGCCCTTGTCAGTGAGCAGCGTGACACTGAACTCTAGGGTCAGGCTCACAGTGAACGGTTGGCTACTTCTGAAGAGCACCGGTGTTGTAGATGCAGTCACAGAATCTTTTTCACACCCTCAGATCTGCAGTCTGATGAGAGGTGGCATTGCAGAGCGAGGCGGCGTCCGTGTTGGACACAGAATCATTGAAATAAACGGCCAGAGTGTTGTTGCCATGGCACATGAGAAGATTGTCCAAAACCTGTCCGTGTCAGTGGGTGAGGTAAGAACTTTTCatgccacaagatggcagttTTCAGTAATTACTGAGGCACACAGAGCACTGAGCCATACAGGCCttttaaagaaacacacacacattagatcAGTTTGAGTCTGGTTCAAATCCCAGATCATTGCATACATACTTTAATGATAAAGTACTACTTAGTAGTACGTAGTGTAAAAAAAGGGAGGTTGATAGTTTGTGAAGATTCAGTTTGACAGAAATTAATTGTCATGccattatatattcaaattgtCAAGCTAATTTATTTGATCCAGATAGACCTATTGATCCAAGTGCATATTTATATGTACACTGAAGTAAAAGTGAGACATTTCACGT
This window encodes:
- the fan1 gene encoding fanconi-associated nuclease 1; the encoded protein is MTDRANKDKPRRSLSLSKSKKKGNVSAGSPASAASSMTPITSFFNSQPPSKLACPLCGQLVPRFRINEHIDLQCQNFDRGDSSATSASNNVVPSTQLSPRRNPAKSPELDRNKEEEVKETNTSPYFKKDDFQQAPREINSKTVVRTIDLGSLSAKISKKCLDLPERTRKDGEQLEKERDPPETLGSSQKENFLSPSLEDNKDCVKVIDLTETCDESPAAVAYLSCSEKGHNLKQKETMKLSKPETSPKLVTPKLHVSSSKLAKRKKTTSTGKVSAFTKKAKIDKSRQWDEVLSSEIKAEKIDTDQDKTVVPSTTSDPPLSSEEICELTAAVINSDSLPEFAEQTTSDQAVESLHPPDLPYYLRNFRTVLEAVLENEDDRALFNPDDMSLIHAFEKLSVMGQKLYVRLFQRKLKWLQVNKLDYEQICSDLGPVAEELVQSGFLQSENDLEDLGEALDLLPAPELKVLAKSFHLGSSGTQKQQLVDGLLNRSKQKSIFSMSPAQNIRAVILKRAKQLAGSCVRLCRDPRAVFSRILLLFSLTDSMDEEETAAGGQSQLFTILLVNSGRLAFPDYTLQRTTKIFLDREDLIRYEVSMRSLQEVNSAMQAGQWEEALELYTVAKSAWQELKKNHDFSHQEELPVFLRSFTTGWSYTRILSRGVEILQRLRQYEEAVEELQSLLSQSVYCPDSRGRWWDRLALNLQQHLKKTEQAIGVIREGLTDTLVRTGHKLSLHQRAVRMKESASFKKYRLQLGDLPTIQVQDVKHVTIRGQLIPHEGGMGKSRFLLHTNGEGGDSHEATVICSVEELCLAHYRQQGFDQGIHGEGSTFSTLFALLLWDVIFMEGIPDVFRNPYQTCPLDLYTDCFYENRKEAIDSRVQLLSEASVETLHSMMEDVWTSQEGKVCSLVSWELFSSLQHAQSLVSCFGGAFLGGVTARMSKDYRHCRAGLPDLVVWNTSENTYKLVEVKGPTDRLSQKQQIWLDELQKLGADVEVCHVEACGARGACLE